One segment of Channa argus isolate prfri chromosome 17, Channa argus male v1.0, whole genome shotgun sequence DNA contains the following:
- the zgc:153383 gene encoding protein FAM177A1 isoform X1: MERYVRGRERHFRWSRGADVVGAASRDTKKKATMADISLYLTNVNVSVGQNMAVEQSPAPLKDFESVELRELDKREEQKEKVPRRIIHFASGETMEEYSTDEEEGEDKEAERKDLLSSPVDAVRSKMTWGPYFWFHMWRAATSTISACDYLGERMSSLFGITSAKYQYAIDEYYRMKKEREEESEENRLSEEAERSLRSQDDEHKPFTTAEQPEVTPTHPDVTYQIEDENQAPSSAISLIVKAT; encoded by the exons ATGGAGCGTTACGTACGGGGGCGTGAACGGCACTTCCGGTGGTCGCGCGGAGCAGACGTCGTAGGTGCGGCATCCAGAGATACAAAGAAGAAGGCGACAATGGCCGATATATCACTGTATCTGACTAACGTGAATGTGTCGGTAGGACAGAACATGGCTGTGGAGCAG AGTCCAGCCCCACTTAAGGACTTTGAGAGTGTGGAGCTGAGAGAGCTGGATAagagagaggagcagaaggAGAAGGTTCCCCGCCGGATCATCCATTTTGCCAGCGGGGAGACAATGGAAGAGTACAGCACCgatgaggaggaaggagaggacaaggaggcagagaggaaaGACCTGCTGTCCTCCCCGGTCGATGCGGTGAGG TCAAAAATGACCTGGGGTCCATACTTCTGGTTCCACATGTGGAGAGCTGCCACATCCACCATCTCAG CCTGTGACTACCTGGGGGAGAGGATGTCCTCCCTCTTTGGGATAACATCAGCGAAATATCAGTATGCTATTGATGAATACTACAGAATGAAGAAAGAG CGggaggaggagagtgaggaAAACCGCTTATCAGAAGAAGCGGAACGATCGCTGCGATCTCAGGACGACGAGCACAAGCCGTTCACCACGGCTGAGCAGCCGGAGGTGACCCCCACTCATCCTGATGTCACCTATCAGATCGAGGATGAAAACCAGGCTCCTTCAAGTGCCATCAGTCTTATCGTCAAGGCAACCTAA
- the zgc:153383 gene encoding protein FAM177A1 isoform X2, which yields MERYVRGRERHFRWSRGADVVGAASRDTKKKATMADISLYLTNVNVSVGQNMAVEQSPAPLKDFESVELRELDKREEQKEKVPRRIIHFASGETMEEYSTDEEEGEDKEAERKDLLSSPVDASKMTWGPYFWFHMWRAATSTISACDYLGERMSSLFGITSAKYQYAIDEYYRMKKEREEESEENRLSEEAERSLRSQDDEHKPFTTAEQPEVTPTHPDVTYQIEDENQAPSSAISLIVKAT from the exons ATGGAGCGTTACGTACGGGGGCGTGAACGGCACTTCCGGTGGTCGCGCGGAGCAGACGTCGTAGGTGCGGCATCCAGAGATACAAAGAAGAAGGCGACAATGGCCGATATATCACTGTATCTGACTAACGTGAATGTGTCGGTAGGACAGAACATGGCTGTGGAGCAG AGTCCAGCCCCACTTAAGGACTTTGAGAGTGTGGAGCTGAGAGAGCTGGATAagagagaggagcagaaggAGAAGGTTCCCCGCCGGATCATCCATTTTGCCAGCGGGGAGACAATGGAAGAGTACAGCACCgatgaggaggaaggagaggacaaggaggcagagaggaaaGACCTGCTGTCCTCCCCGGTCGATGCG TCAAAAATGACCTGGGGTCCATACTTCTGGTTCCACATGTGGAGAGCTGCCACATCCACCATCTCAG CCTGTGACTACCTGGGGGAGAGGATGTCCTCCCTCTTTGGGATAACATCAGCGAAATATCAGTATGCTATTGATGAATACTACAGAATGAAGAAAGAG CGggaggaggagagtgaggaAAACCGCTTATCAGAAGAAGCGGAACGATCGCTGCGATCTCAGGACGACGAGCACAAGCCGTTCACCACGGCTGAGCAGCCGGAGGTGACCCCCACTCATCCTGATGTCACCTATCAGATCGAGGATGAAAACCAGGCTCCTTCAAGTGCCATCAGTCTTATCGTCAAGGCAACCTAA